A region of Paenibacillus sp. JNUCC-31 DNA encodes the following proteins:
- a CDS encoding Gfo/Idh/MocA family protein has product MTTLKMAVIGLGKMGIHMIHQATEAELSEKVEIVAVCDSSEEQLTSLASSHPETKMYTDFKQLLDTHPVDLLYIAVPPKYHYPVVMEALERKIHVFCEKPLANSVEEAKAMLEAAEKVGVIHAIHFSMPHEPSVVKLQELIQQKSIGEIRKIDLILQFPVWPRTWQQNAWISSREQGGFILEVGIHWIHMIQNVFGPIRVINSLVQFPQNTGECEHEVQAAMELEDGTRIQLEGIAHFAGEERVSMVVYGTEGTIALENWDQLWSGRTGESLAPVEVEESLSQLPVLKHVIARIQGQPAKIYDFNDGYHAQIVLEALRNPEQS; this is encoded by the coding sequence ATGACAACGTTAAAAATGGCCGTAATTGGTCTGGGCAAAATGGGAATACATATGATACATCAGGCAACAGAGGCAGAACTATCCGAAAAAGTAGAGATTGTAGCGGTGTGCGATTCCAGCGAGGAACAATTGACATCGCTTGCTTCCTCTCATCCTGAGACGAAGATGTATACGGATTTTAAGCAACTGCTCGACACACATCCGGTTGATCTGCTGTACATTGCGGTTCCGCCTAAATATCATTATCCCGTCGTTATGGAGGCACTGGAGCGCAAGATTCATGTATTCTGTGAGAAGCCACTGGCAAACAGTGTTGAGGAAGCTAAAGCAATGCTGGAGGCAGCCGAGAAGGTCGGTGTAATACACGCAATCCATTTCTCTATGCCGCATGAACCATCTGTAGTGAAACTGCAAGAGTTGATTCAGCAGAAATCGATTGGCGAGATTCGCAAAATCGATCTGATCCTGCAATTCCCCGTGTGGCCTCGAACGTGGCAGCAAAATGCCTGGATTAGCAGTCGGGAACAGGGCGGATTTATTCTTGAAGTGGGAATCCACTGGATTCATATGATCCAAAATGTGTTTGGTCCTATTCGCGTGATTAACAGTCTGGTTCAATTTCCTCAAAATACAGGTGAATGTGAACATGAAGTTCAGGCTGCGATGGAACTGGAGGATGGAACCCGAATCCAGTTAGAGGGGATTGCTCATTTTGCAGGTGAAGAGCGTGTATCCATGGTGGTTTACGGTACAGAAGGGACGATTGCCTTGGAAAATTGGGATCAACTATGGAGTGGACGCACCGGAGAGTCGCTTGCTCCCGTGGAAGTAGAGGAATCCTTAAGTCAGCTGCCTGTACTCAAACACGTTATTGCCCGTATTCAAGGTCAACCTGCCAAAATATACGATTTTAACGATGGATATCATGCACAGATTGTCCTTGAAGCGCTGCGTAATCCGGAGCAATCATGA
- a CDS encoding 3-oxoacyl-[acyl-carrier-protein] synthase III C-terminal domain-containing protein: protein MAGIRIVDIDIYHPSNKVGNDFYIEHFDARGADIRGLLKALGRDTRYKIDNDDENSLSMAFEAASNLLEKTGLTGSDIDLIAYASQTPEYIFPTNSLMIHRLINGASHTICIDSNANCAGMTAAFEQVSRQMLGNPRIRRALIIGSDYVAPHASPDDPVYFANFGDAAAAVIVERDEQAVGFIDSIYQTDTCVYGNSLFPAQGLAKLGQTGVDAGAFHVKFIPFDDSICVGAASESILTLLSRNEIEANEIKAACFSQLSIGNIRAVSENIGIAEDIAVYIGDEFGYTSTSSPFIALHRAITSGQIQRGDKVLFWTVGAGWQNVAMVVEY, encoded by the coding sequence ATGGCTGGAATTCGTATAGTAGATATCGATATCTATCATCCATCCAACAAGGTGGGCAATGACTTCTACATTGAACATTTTGATGCGAGAGGTGCAGATATTCGGGGATTATTAAAGGCACTTGGACGTGATACACGTTACAAAATTGACAACGATGATGAAAATTCACTAAGCATGGCCTTTGAGGCCGCCAGTAATCTTCTCGAAAAGACCGGACTCACCGGTTCCGATATCGATTTGATTGCTTATGCAAGTCAAACGCCCGAATACATCTTTCCTACGAATTCCTTGATGATTCATCGCCTAATTAACGGGGCATCCCATACGATCTGTATTGATAGCAATGCCAACTGCGCGGGTATGACCGCAGCCTTTGAACAGGTGAGCCGCCAGATGCTGGGTAATCCCAGAATTCGTCGTGCTTTAATTATCGGCTCGGATTACGTAGCTCCGCATGCCAGTCCAGACGATCCTGTATACTTTGCCAACTTCGGGGATGCAGCAGCAGCTGTCATTGTTGAGCGGGACGAGCAGGCTGTCGGTTTTATTGACTCGATCTATCAGACCGATACCTGTGTGTATGGCAATTCACTCTTCCCGGCACAAGGTCTTGCAAAACTGGGCCAAACCGGCGTTGACGCAGGTGCCTTCCATGTAAAGTTTATACCGTTTGATGATTCCATCTGTGTAGGTGCAGCCTCTGAATCGATTCTCACGCTGCTAAGTCGCAACGAAATTGAAGCAAACGAGATCAAAGCCGCTTGTTTCTCCCAATTATCTATCGGTAATATTCGTGCAGTATCCGAAAATATTGGCATTGCTGAAGATATTGCCGTTTACATCGGAGACGAGTTCGGGTACACCTCAACCAGCAGTCCGTTTATTGCATTACATCGAGCCATTACATCCGGCCAAATTCAGCGCGGTGATAAAGTGCTGTTCTGGACTGTTGGAGCTGGGTGGCAAAATGTTGCCATGGTTGTTGAATACTGA
- a CDS encoding stalk domain-containing protein has protein sequence MKKTLVKTVVTLGIGMMIGSATLAAAAPSTIQAVISNFKVVVNNEQASLKNAPIVSEGVTYLPVREVASLLDAEVKYDSKNKQININSKGDDTLQPTATVTEWVPAKEAVSKYGISINISDVTTVSLNDKEIVFPLSMYDQKEGVKTVKNETETATLKIDQNELYFGDDTLKLLGVQ, from the coding sequence TTGAAAAAAACTTTAGTGAAAACAGTTGTTACTCTCGGTATTGGTATGATGATTGGATCGGCAACACTTGCTGCCGCTGCTCCATCCACAATCCAAGCCGTCATCTCAAATTTTAAAGTCGTAGTGAATAACGAACAGGCCAGCCTGAAGAATGCCCCTATCGTCAGTGAAGGTGTAACATATTTACCAGTACGCGAAGTGGCAAGTCTACTTGATGCAGAAGTTAAGTACGATTCTAAGAACAAACAAATCAATATTAATTCGAAAGGTGATGATACTTTGCAACCAACCGCGACCGTCACAGAGTGGGTTCCCGCTAAAGAGGCAGTGTCCAAGTATGGAATCAGCATTAATATTTCGGATGTCACTACTGTGTCCCTTAATGACAAGGAAATAGTTTTCCCTCTCTCAATGTATGATCAAAAGGAAGGAGTGAAAACTGTCAAAAACGAAACTGAGACAGCCACACTCAAAATTGATCAGAACGAATTATACTTTGGTGATGACACTTTGAAGTTATTAGGCGTTCAGTAA
- a CDS encoding XkdX family protein, which produces MTFWSMAFKWKWVTAEALKGAVKTEANPFGEITPDEYEEITNVKYEV; this is translated from the coding sequence ATGACGTTTTGGTCTATGGCATTCAAGTGGAAATGGGTAACTGCTGAAGCACTTAAAGGTGCGGTTAAGACGGAGGCTAATCCTTTCGGGGAAATTACTCCTGACGAATACGAAGAAATTACCAATGTCAAATACGAGGTATAA
- a CDS encoding HAD hydrolase-like protein, which produces MTKETVLRKPEAMIFDMDGTLFQTETLLLPAYHQLFDTLRAEGHYEGETPPEERMLGSLGMLLEDIWKVVMPEASVAAHRRADELLLQLEIEGLDGGSSLLYPQVKETLEALKEQGVRLFVASNGLEDYVKGVAFAHEIMPLFEGVYSAGQYKTPSKVNLVQILLEKHRIQDAWMVGDRSSDVEAGKMNNQTVIGCAYAGFGRDEELEGSDVLISDFTELLRLYREAE; this is translated from the coding sequence ATGACAAAAGAGACGGTATTACGTAAACCGGAAGCAATGATTTTTGATATGGATGGTACTTTGTTTCAGACGGAAACTCTGTTGTTGCCAGCCTATCATCAGCTGTTTGATACATTGCGGGCGGAAGGGCATTATGAAGGGGAGACACCTCCTGAAGAACGAATGCTGGGAAGCCTGGGAATGTTGCTAGAAGATATATGGAAAGTAGTTATGCCGGAAGCTTCAGTTGCGGCCCATCGACGTGCAGACGAATTGCTGCTTCAGTTGGAGATTGAAGGGTTGGATGGGGGAAGCTCTCTCCTGTACCCTCAAGTCAAAGAGACGCTGGAAGCGTTGAAAGAACAGGGCGTGCGGTTGTTTGTCGCCAGCAACGGGCTTGAGGACTATGTTAAAGGCGTGGCCTTTGCCCATGAGATCATGCCGCTCTTTGAAGGCGTGTATAGTGCAGGACAGTACAAGACCCCTTCCAAAGTTAACTTGGTTCAGATTCTGCTTGAGAAGCATCGGATTCAGGATGCATGGATGGTCGGGGATCGCTCTTCTGATGTGGAGGCAGGCAAAATGAACAACCAGACCGTCATTGGCTGTGCCTATGCAGGGTTCGGACGGGATGAAGAACTTGAAGGATCAGATGTACTAATCTCTGATTTTACGGAACTGCTTCGTTTGTATCGGGAAGCGGAGTAG
- a CDS encoding YolD-like family protein: MTSKLNDNGIFEGSRMILPEHREAYVSHMQELNRREKPILDEQEWQLIGQALMESYQERVSVTLTIFDPFDDTSMRGVVESIDQQRKEIKFVRGEEDYSFISFKNIVAASI, encoded by the coding sequence ATGACAAGTAAGTTGAATGATAATGGAATTTTTGAAGGTAGCCGGATGATTTTGCCGGAACATCGGGAAGCATATGTCTCCCATATGCAAGAACTCAATCGTCGCGAGAAGCCAATCTTGGATGAACAGGAATGGCAATTGATCGGTCAGGCTTTAATGGAATCATACCAGGAGCGTGTGTCAGTCACACTGACTATATTTGACCCCTTTGACGACACAAGTATGCGGGGGGTTGTTGAGTCCATTGATCAGCAAAGAAAAGAGATCAAGTTTGTACGTGGAGAAGAAGATTATAGTTTTATTAGTTTTAAAAATATAGTAGCCGCTTCCATTTAG
- a CDS encoding phage tail protein gives MRRPAYVTVYDLQMRKVAYLENAFDVSYEAPMNAIWTASFSLPANDEKNMECQPLYFVEIFDGDERLELFRILKPTTKRGSDGPFISYECEHVLGTLLDDVLFLYHTVGNLGVYTRDVLQYILSKQTVKRWQLGTIEFDRQFEYNWENDNLLGALFSVPNPFPDEYMWAFDTTTYPWRLNLIKPSEQEELYIRYGVNLQGITRVVDASKVSTRIFGLGYGEGVNQLTFADLNGGKPYIDAEPALIQKYGIVQTIFVDRRFEYPETLLARCQTLMEELKVPSVHYTVDAAEIYALTNDPIDRFKSGAMVRVQDQELGVDIKARVVKVGKGDVLGQPGAVTLEIANKSQDIAGSIAELRNRMHISEVYAQGATNYDSHDFADNCDPTHPAVLRFWLPAETARVNKVALSFRVEPFRGYSRAIESAPSVSSGPSTRNTTAAGGATTPTTSTKATSVESASTSDNWRIFAIDVMQAVNMGGAHNHGIASGTKLMKEDGTSVTFVESGAHTHNLTADHSHSVTIPAHNHTVTIPEHTHQMDHTHTIPGHTHEIEFGIWEGPTPSEVQVRVDGKLISGVGSSGEEIDIVPYLSKDNSGRINRGDYHEITITPVDSLGRVVASVFTQIFAQSRGGGDY, from the coding sequence ATGAGAAGACCAGCGTATGTAACGGTATATGACTTGCAAATGCGCAAGGTGGCGTATCTGGAGAATGCTTTCGATGTGAGCTATGAAGCTCCAATGAATGCGATCTGGACGGCCAGCTTCAGCTTGCCAGCAAATGATGAGAAAAACATGGAATGCCAACCGCTGTACTTTGTGGAGATATTCGATGGAGATGAACGTTTGGAATTGTTCCGAATCCTGAAACCAACAACTAAGCGTGGATCTGATGGGCCGTTCATTTCATATGAGTGTGAGCATGTTTTGGGCACGTTGTTGGATGATGTACTGTTCTTGTACCACACAGTTGGAAACCTGGGCGTGTATACGCGTGATGTTCTCCAATACATTTTGTCCAAACAAACCGTAAAACGGTGGCAGCTTGGCACGATCGAGTTTGATAGACAGTTCGAATATAACTGGGAAAACGATAATTTACTTGGTGCATTGTTCTCGGTTCCGAATCCGTTTCCTGACGAATACATGTGGGCATTTGACACAACCACCTATCCGTGGCGGCTCAATCTAATCAAGCCATCCGAGCAAGAAGAACTCTATATTCGGTACGGGGTAAACTTGCAGGGCATCACACGCGTTGTGGACGCGTCTAAGGTGTCTACAAGAATTTTCGGCCTTGGTTATGGTGAGGGTGTCAATCAGCTCACATTCGCCGATTTGAACGGCGGAAAGCCTTATATAGATGCCGAACCAGCGCTCATTCAGAAATACGGGATTGTGCAGACGATTTTCGTTGATCGGCGCTTTGAGTATCCAGAAACGTTGCTTGCTCGGTGCCAAACATTAATGGAAGAGTTGAAAGTGCCAAGTGTGCATTATACCGTGGACGCTGCTGAGATTTATGCACTTACGAATGACCCAATCGACAGGTTCAAATCCGGCGCGATGGTCCGGGTGCAGGATCAGGAATTAGGCGTTGATATCAAAGCACGAGTGGTCAAGGTGGGCAAAGGTGATGTGCTGGGACAACCCGGAGCGGTGACGCTAGAGATTGCCAACAAATCGCAGGATATCGCAGGCAGTATTGCGGAACTGCGGAACCGGATGCATATCAGTGAGGTGTATGCCCAAGGCGCTACCAACTACGATAGTCACGATTTCGCAGATAACTGCGATCCAACACATCCGGCTGTACTGCGGTTCTGGCTTCCGGCAGAGACGGCCAGAGTGAACAAGGTTGCCCTGTCGTTCCGAGTAGAACCATTCAGGGGATATAGCCGAGCTATCGAATCAGCACCTTCGGTTTCATCGGGTCCGAGCACCAGAAATACAACAGCAGCAGGAGGAGCAACAACTCCAACAACTTCGACTAAGGCGACATCGGTTGAATCAGCTTCAACGTCTGATAATTGGAGGATATTTGCAATAGACGTTATGCAGGCAGTCAACATGGGCGGTGCACATAACCACGGAATAGCTTCAGGAACAAAATTAATGAAAGAGGATGGAACGTCAGTGACCTTTGTTGAATCTGGGGCGCATACCCACAATCTAACAGCCGATCATAGCCACTCAGTCACAATTCCAGCGCACAATCACACAGTTACTATTCCTGAACATACACACCAGATGGACCACACGCATACGATTCCAGGACACACACATGAAATTGAATTTGGCATATGGGAAGGACCGACTCCTTCGGAGGTCCAAGTTAGAGTGGATGGAAAACTAATTTCGGGAGTAGGGTCTTCAGGTGAGGAAATCGACATCGTTCCTTACTTATCCAAAGATAACAGCGGGCGAATAAATCGTGGTGATTATCACGAAATAACAATAACCCCAGTTGATTCACTGGGGAGGGTTGTTGCGTCAGTCTTCACACAAATATTTGCACAAAGTAGAGGCGGAGGTGATTACTGA
- a CDS encoding carboxymuconolactone decarboxylase family protein, translating to MSEQVTQGLERFAKLSGEYGAKALAPIKDQFPELAEFIMGTAYGDIFQRTTITDQWKEVAIISSLITQGQYEQLGVHYTMALSVGVTVDQLKGILLHLAPCVGAPRIISAFNILLATLEEIQ from the coding sequence ATGAGTGAACAAGTGACTCAAGGATTGGAGCGTTTTGCAAAGCTTTCCGGTGAATATGGGGCGAAAGCACTGGCACCGATAAAGGATCAGTTTCCTGAGCTCGCCGAGTTTATTATGGGAACAGCTTACGGGGATATTTTTCAGCGAACAACTATTACGGATCAGTGGAAAGAAGTCGCGATAATCTCTTCATTGATCACACAGGGACAATATGAACAATTAGGAGTTCATTACACGATGGCACTTAGCGTTGGCGTAACTGTGGATCAGCTCAAGGGAATTCTGCTACATCTGGCACCGTGTGTAGGGGCTCCCCGCATCATCAGTGCTTTTAATATATTGCTTGCTACACTTGAAGAAATCCAATAA
- a CDS encoding N-acetylmuramoyl-L-alanine amidase: protein MKTVWIDAGHGGKDPGAVANGIQEKDIALKVSLGIKQRLEAVYEDVQVLLSRSTDVFLELRDRTSKANAAGADLLVSIHCNAGGGKGGFETFRYTKASQGSIKLQEALHKAIISKLGGIDRGQKAENLHMVRESKMPAVLTENLFVDVGANADQLKQASVIDAIIDGHVQGIASYLGLVKKVKEEKPVAQERDINVPSKWAETTWKEVTEKGYFDGKRPGATVTREELGAVVSRLLKKVES, encoded by the coding sequence ATGAAAACAGTATGGATAGATGCAGGGCATGGGGGAAAGGACCCTGGGGCTGTCGCAAACGGCATTCAGGAAAAAGACATTGCATTAAAGGTGTCGCTTGGAATTAAACAACGTCTAGAGGCGGTCTATGAGGACGTGCAAGTGTTGCTCTCCAGATCTACGGATGTATTCTTAGAGCTTCGTGACCGGACAAGCAAAGCCAATGCTGCTGGTGCTGATCTTCTTGTTTCCATTCATTGCAACGCTGGTGGTGGCAAGGGCGGCTTTGAGACGTTCCGTTATACAAAAGCTTCTCAGGGTAGCATTAAGTTACAGGAGGCACTACACAAAGCCATTATAAGCAAGCTCGGTGGCATTGACCGTGGGCAGAAGGCCGAGAACCTTCATATGGTCCGTGAAAGTAAGATGCCAGCGGTCTTGACAGAAAACTTGTTTGTAGACGTGGGTGCTAATGCGGATCAGCTCAAGCAAGCAAGTGTAATAGATGCAATTATTGATGGACACGTTCAGGGAATTGCAAGCTATCTAGGACTAGTTAAAAAGGTGAAGGAGGAGAAACCAGTGGCACAGGAGAGAGATATTAACGTTCCTAGTAAATGGGCGGAGACAACTTGGAAAGAGGTGACAGAGAAGGGTTACTTCGACGGTAAACGTCCGGGTGCTACAGTAACACGCGAAGAGTTGGGCGCTGTTGTCAGTCGATTACTTAAAAAGGTTGAGTCATAA
- a CDS encoding S24 family peptidase: protein MKGKLVYVVKDNSMNGDRIITGDTILIDTDISSGDATNGIFLVEINGERLIRRIEFLDEKYRLYTSNPEYVDSVHKDLNIIGKISSNVVRF from the coding sequence TTGAAGGGGAAATTGGTATACGTTGTAAAAGACAATAGCATGAATGGTGATAGAATCATTACAGGGGATACAATTCTTATTGACACAGATATTTCAAGCGGGGATGCTACAAATGGAATATTTCTTGTTGAAATCAACGGGGAGAGGTTAATAAGAAGAATTGAATTCTTGGACGAGAAGTACCGACTATATACATCAAACCCCGAATATGTTGATTCAGTTCATAAAGACTTGAATATTATCGGGAAAATATCCTCTAATGTTGTGCGGTTTTAG
- a CDS encoding phage holin family protein gives MSEGITNVIKMVSAVMGAGTGYLFGGWDMLIHLLLILVVVDWLTGWAAAWIKHELRSRVGFEGIARKAAIFAIVTISHYIDLAWGDTGYIQDAVVFFYIANELLSVIENAGRMGLPMPDALRNAVKIFESKSSIPVNPNLPDSPQDDTTQKPAV, from the coding sequence ATGAGCGAGGGGATAACTAATGTCATTAAAATGGTATCCGCAGTCATGGGGGCTGGCACGGGATACCTCTTTGGAGGATGGGATATGTTGATACATTTACTTTTGATTTTAGTAGTTGTTGATTGGTTAACAGGATGGGCAGCAGCTTGGATTAAACACGAGCTACGTAGCCGAGTCGGGTTTGAAGGGATTGCACGAAAGGCAGCCATCTTCGCGATCGTGACGATTTCTCATTATATAGATTTAGCTTGGGGAGATACCGGATACATTCAAGACGCGGTAGTCTTCTTCTACATTGCAAATGAGTTATTGTCTGTTATTGAAAATGCTGGGCGAATGGGGTTACCAATGCCGGATGCACTTCGTAACGCCGTGAAAATATTTGAATCTAAATCTTCGATTCCGGTCAATCCGAACCTACCAGATTCACCACAGGATGATACTACTCAAAAACCAGCAGTTTAA
- a CDS encoding thiamine pyrophosphate-binding protein — protein MSRLRTVADYLAETLRNLGVTHVFGIIGKSICPAVLKMVDYGLEFIPGRHESSSGFAASGYALQTGKLGVAFATSGPGGTNLLTAAAHAKANNLPVLFITGHQSIQELGIPQCQDSSSYLADLAEMFRPATLFSKLVERGDHFSNILNHALSIALGPNKGPVHLCLPFDVQTEQLADFRVVIPEPEPLISVSNLTRILPLLQQSSHPLIIAGKGVSRARAHDELLHFAEHFNIPVITSPGGKGAIAWNHPLYHGPCGVGGFPHADELLNQSDLYIVLGSRLSDMTICNLKPENHPAHLIQFDADPTFVGKILNAQTLHITGDLKDNLQFWLGTLTEQPVVPREKTTVDYTVPLPDLPNLSLASVLEEMSELLPYDHKLFVDDGSHGFHAVQRYKVKKPGSFVFDAYFACMGNAIGMAIGAKTAAPEETIVCITGDGCFMMLGTEINTAVCNNLAVIFIVVNNKQLDMALKGMEKTTGRIDGTLYEVPVDAAKFAESLGAVAFRAETRDEFASALQTAQQLNQVTVIELLTDRDEIPPTAHRTVTLN, from the coding sequence GTGTCCCGCTTGAGAACAGTTGCGGACTATTTGGCAGAAACTCTGCGTAATTTAGGCGTTACACATGTCTTTGGTATTATCGGAAAATCTATATGTCCTGCTGTCCTGAAAATGGTTGATTACGGTTTGGAATTCATTCCAGGTCGCCATGAATCCAGTTCAGGCTTTGCCGCATCAGGCTATGCCCTTCAAACAGGGAAGCTGGGTGTAGCCTTCGCTACTTCTGGTCCGGGCGGAACCAACTTGCTCACCGCGGCAGCCCATGCCAAGGCTAACAACTTGCCCGTTTTGTTTATTACGGGTCATCAATCCATTCAGGAATTGGGAATTCCGCAATGTCAGGACTCCTCCTCCTACTTGGCCGATCTGGCGGAAATGTTCCGTCCCGCCACGCTATTCAGCAAACTGGTGGAGCGCGGTGATCATTTCAGCAACATATTGAATCACGCCCTTTCCATTGCACTCGGTCCCAACAAAGGTCCGGTCCATCTCTGTCTTCCGTTTGATGTACAAACTGAACAGCTCGCTGACTTCAGGGTCGTAATTCCGGAGCCAGAGCCCCTGATCAGCGTATCCAATCTGACTCGTATCCTCCCCTTACTTCAACAGTCCAGTCATCCTTTAATTATTGCAGGCAAAGGCGTCAGTCGCGCCAGAGCCCATGATGAACTACTTCATTTTGCCGAACATTTCAATATTCCTGTCATCACTTCTCCTGGAGGAAAAGGTGCTATTGCCTGGAATCATCCCCTTTATCATGGGCCTTGCGGTGTTGGCGGCTTCCCTCATGCAGATGAACTACTGAATCAAAGTGATCTCTATATCGTACTCGGTTCACGTCTGAGTGATATGACAATTTGTAATTTGAAGCCCGAAAATCATCCTGCACATCTAATTCAATTCGACGCTGATCCAACATTCGTTGGTAAAATACTTAACGCTCAAACCTTACATATCACCGGCGACTTGAAGGACAACCTGCAGTTTTGGCTCGGTACACTGACAGAACAACCTGTTGTTCCAAGAGAAAAGACAACGGTCGATTACACCGTTCCTCTACCGGATCTGCCGAACCTGTCTCTGGCTTCTGTGCTGGAAGAAATGAGTGAGCTGCTTCCATATGATCATAAGCTATTTGTCGATGATGGCAGCCATGGTTTTCACGCAGTGCAACGATATAAGGTTAAGAAACCCGGCAGCTTTGTGTTTGATGCCTATTTTGCCTGCATGGGCAATGCCATCGGCATGGCTATAGGGGCCAAGACTGCTGCACCGGAAGAAACCATTGTATGCATTACAGGTGACGGATGCTTCATGATGCTTGGAACCGAGATTAACACCGCAGTATGCAACAATCTGGCCGTCATCTTCATTGTCGTGAATAATAAGCAGCTGGATATGGCACTGAAAGGCATGGAGAAAACAACAGGTCGAATCGATGGCACCTTATACGAGGTTCCCGTGGATGCGGCAAAGTTTGCCGAGTCCCTCGGCGCTGTTGCTTTTCGGGCGGAAACAAGGGATGAATTCGCCTCTGCTCTTCAGACCGCGCAGCAGCTAAACCAGGTTACTGTGATTGAGCTTCTTACCGATCGTGACGAGATTCCACCCACGGCTCACCGTACCGTGACTTTGAATTAG
- a CDS encoding phage distal tail protein, which produces MFGGEFNEIAFNNAGGENIIDMAAAMSGGAQLYSRRIEGDENVAGFNLVAFNSPDQSTATEYELQYAMEMTFSAEMCGEAQMQSDFVREYVFEATQMSGESSMTADFIREMKLSSGMSGEAQFQANASRYHVDYIEFEGTFDPGDRIVIDSKNLKFTQNGQNVLFKMNGDFFDLNLGNNILTWTDSETVRSVLMRITFQDRFV; this is translated from the coding sequence TTGTTCGGTGGAGAATTCAACGAAATAGCATTTAACAATGCAGGCGGCGAAAATATTATCGATATGGCCGCTGCTATGTCAGGTGGAGCACAACTCTATTCTCGCAGAATTGAGGGTGATGAGAATGTGGCAGGGTTTAACCTTGTCGCGTTCAACTCGCCTGATCAAAGTACGGCAACGGAATACGAGTTGCAATACGCTATGGAGATGACGTTTAGTGCCGAGATGTGCGGTGAGGCTCAAATGCAAAGTGATTTTGTGCGAGAATACGTCTTTGAGGCTACACAAATGTCCGGCGAATCCAGTATGACGGCAGATTTCATACGTGAAATGAAGCTCTCATCAGGAATGTCCGGCGAAGCTCAATTTCAGGCGAATGCGTCGAGGTATCACGTTGACTACATTGAGTTCGAGGGTACATTTGATCCGGGTGACAGGATTGTAATTGATTCAAAGAATCTTAAGTTTACGCAGAATGGGCAAAACGTTTTATTCAAAATGAACGGCGATTTCTTCGACTTAAATCTAGGGAACAATATTCTGACTTGGACAGATTCAGAAACAGTTCGATCCGTTTTGATGCGCATCACATTCCAAGATCGGTTTGTATAG